One Pecten maximus chromosome 7, xPecMax1.1, whole genome shotgun sequence genomic window carries:
- the LOC117331460 gene encoding uncharacterized protein LOC117331460 isoform X2, with protein sequence MTEEVATATKSKESAVLKDSSLAILAKEIGQDDLNGLVLTMCLNVPNTDIVNIANSASECGLLNANESLRSETTRKCLLHWKSMRSGAKEREKVKELDRALKELGKAEIADIVSERHANNAELTPDAFSNLG encoded by the exons ATGACGGAGGAAG TGGCTACTGCAACCAAATCGAAGGAATCCGCTGTGTTGAAGGACAGCAGCCTTGCCATTCTCGCCAAGGAAATCGGCCAGGATGACTTGAATGGACTTGTGTTAACTATGTGCCTTAACGTTCCAAACACAGACATTGTAAATATTGCAAACAGTGCATCAGAGTGTGGACTCCTCAACGCCAACGAGTCACTGAGATCAGAAACCACGCGCAAATGTCTTCTACATTGGAAGAGCATGCGCTCTGGTGCAAAGGAGAGGGAAAAGGTAAAGGAGCTGGATAGGGCATTGAAGGAACTTGGGAAAGCAGAGATTGCCGACATCGTGTCAGAAAGACACGCTAACAACGCAGAGCTGACACCCGACGCTTTCTCAAACCTTGGTTAA
- the LOC117331460 gene encoding uncharacterized protein LOC117331460 isoform X1 — MSVAREPKKKKMATATKSKESAVLKDSSLAILAKEIGQDDLNGLVLTMCLNVPNTDIVNIANSASECGLLNANESLRSETTRKCLLHWKSMRSGAKEREKVKELDRALKELGKAEIADIVSERHANNAELTPDAFSNLG, encoded by the exons ATGTCAGTGGCTCGAGAACCCAAGAAGAAGAAAA TGGCTACTGCAACCAAATCGAAGGAATCCGCTGTGTTGAAGGACAGCAGCCTTGCCATTCTCGCCAAGGAAATCGGCCAGGATGACTTGAATGGACTTGTGTTAACTATGTGCCTTAACGTTCCAAACACAGACATTGTAAATATTGCAAACAGTGCATCAGAGTGTGGACTCCTCAACGCCAACGAGTCACTGAGATCAGAAACCACGCGCAAATGTCTTCTACATTGGAAGAGCATGCGCTCTGGTGCAAAGGAGAGGGAAAAGGTAAAGGAGCTGGATAGGGCATTGAAGGAACTTGGGAAAGCAGAGATTGCCGACATCGTGTCAGAAAGACACGCTAACAACGCAGAGCTGACACCCGACGCTTTCTCAAACCTTGGTTAA
- the LOC117331461 gene encoding nuclear transcription factor Y subunit beta-like yields MDGNSGDGAVDSLGDSMFSGSVQLQDDGDDTLQSVENDDEPRDNEPLREQDRFLPIANVARIMKKSIPKSGKIAKDAKECVQECVSEFISFITSEASERCHQEKRKTINGEDILFAMSTLGFDSYVEPLKLYLQKYRESAKGDKSGQITEEPRLEDLSEDSFNAHTLQSNILATDQQNVIYTATYPNQIPQQITFG; encoded by the exons ATGGATGGTAATTCAGGAGACGGTGCTGTGGACAGCCTTGGTGACTCCATGTTTTCTGGATCTGTGCAACTACAGGATG ATGGAGATGACACTTTACAGTCTGTTGAAAATGATGATGAACCCAGAGATAACGAACCACTAAGAGAACAG GACAGATTTCTTCCTATCGCAAATGTTGCAAGAATAATGAAAAAATCAATTCCAAAATCTGGTAAA ATTGCAAAAGATGCTAAAGAATGTGTTCAGGAATGTGTGTCCGAGTTCATCAGTTTTATCACCAGCGA AGCTAGTGAAAGGTGTCACCAAGAAAAGAGGAAAACAATTAATGGAGAAGACATTTTATTTGCAATGTCAACTCTTGGATTCGACAGTTATGTTGAACCACTTAAACTTTATCTTCAAAAATACAGAGAA TCTGCTAAAGGTGACAAGTCTGGCCAGATAACAGAGGAACCTAGACTAGAAGATCTTTCAGAAGACAGTTTTA ATGCCCACACATTACAAAGTAATATCTTGGCAACAGATCAACAGAATGTGATATACACAGCAACATATCCTAACCAG atACCACAACAAATAACATTTGGATGA
- the LOC117331462 gene encoding ubiquitin-like protein 4A isoform X1, translating into MHIYVKVLKGNEIEVAVSPSHTIEDVKGILEMQFCMPAAQQKLVYKGKTLTDGKRLSDYHISDGDKVFLFQKKGDMSGASTPITPGHTSVEIPHPLGETGSSTTTVLWDKLHDFLQRHFTKTDAQKVLAEFQKDFYVQLKCLSLDDIERLAANKLRVNANGNVNGHERMT; encoded by the exons ATGCATATTTACGTAAAAGTCCTGAAAGGAAACGAAATAGAAGTAGCA GTATCTCCAAGTCATACCATAGAAGATGTAAAAGGAATTTTAGAAATGCAGTTTTGTATGCCTGCTGCTCAACAGAAACTGGTATACAAGGGGAAGACACTTACAG ATGGAAAGAGGCTGTCAGATTATCACATTTCTGATGGAGATAAAGTGTTTCTGTTTCAAAAGAAGGGTGATATGTCTGGTGCAAGTACACCCATTACTCCAGGACATACATCAGTAGAAATACCCCACCCCCTTGGTGAAACAGGGTCCAGTACCACCACTGTTCTATGGGACAAGCTTCATGACTTCCTACAGAGACATTTTACTAAAACAGATGCACAAAAAGTCTTAGCAGAATTTCAAAAG gACTTTTATGTACAGCTGAAATGTTTAAGCCTTGATGATATAGAAAGACTTGCTGCCAACAAACTTCGAGTGAATGCTAATGGAAATGTGAATGGGCATGAACGAATGACTTGA
- the LOC117331462 gene encoding ubiquitin-like protein 4A isoform X2 has product MQFCMPAAQQKLVYKGKTLTDGKRLSDYHISDGDKVFLFQKKGDMSGASTPITPGHTSVEIPHPLGETGSSTTTVLWDKLHDFLQRHFTKTDAQKVLAEFQKDFYVQLKCLSLDDIERLAANKLRVNANGNVNGHERMT; this is encoded by the exons ATGCAGTTTTGTATGCCTGCTGCTCAACAGAAACTGGTATACAAGGGGAAGACACTTACAG ATGGAAAGAGGCTGTCAGATTATCACATTTCTGATGGAGATAAAGTGTTTCTGTTTCAAAAGAAGGGTGATATGTCTGGTGCAAGTACACCCATTACTCCAGGACATACATCAGTAGAAATACCCCACCCCCTTGGTGAAACAGGGTCCAGTACCACCACTGTTCTATGGGACAAGCTTCATGACTTCCTACAGAGACATTTTACTAAAACAGATGCACAAAAAGTCTTAGCAGAATTTCAAAAG gACTTTTATGTACAGCTGAAATGTTTAAGCCTTGATGATATAGAAAGACTTGCTGCCAACAAACTTCGAGTGAATGCTAATGGAAATGTGAATGGGCATGAACGAATGACTTGA